The sequence below is a genomic window from Brevibacillus agri.
GCAAAAGAGGCATCGCCCCTCTTCGCCCAAGCGAGAGAGCCGTGCCTCTTCGTGTGTTGCCTGTTGTTATTCCGTTACTTCTACAGACCAGCCAAACTTGTCTTCCCGCTCTCCGTACTGGATGCCAGTCATCGTTTCGTACAGTCTGGTCGTCAACGGACCTGTTTTCTCCCCGTTGATAATCATTTGATGGCCGTTCCAGTTCAGATCGCCAACCGGAGAGATGACCGCCGCCGTCCCTGTGCCGAACGCTTCTTCCAGTTGTCCGTTCTTGTGCGCCTCATACAAGTCTTCGACGGAAATGCGCTTTTCTACAACCGGAATGCCCCAGTCTTGGAGCAACTGGATGGTCGAATCGCGGGTGATCCCCTCCAAAATGCTGCCGTTCAACGCCGGGGTCCACACTTCGTCCCCTACTTTGAAAAACACGTTCATGCTGCCGACTTCTTCGATGTATTTATTTTCAACGCCATCCAGCCAAAGCACTTGCTCGTAGCCTTTTTCCTTGGCTTCTGCCTGTGCTTTCAAGGCGCCTGCGTAGTTCCCTGCTACTTTTGCGTTGCCCGTACCGCCTCTGACTGCGCGGACGTATTTGTTTTCCACGTAAATTTTGACCGGCTCCATGCCATTGGCATAGTAAGCACCGACGGGAGACAGGACGATAATCAGCTTGTACGTGTGCGAGGCACGCACGCCGAAACATGGCTCTGTCGCAATCACGAACGGACGAATATAGAGCGACATGCCGCTTTCTGCCGGAATCCACTCTTTTTCCAGCGCCACCAACTGCTTCAGGGCGGCGACCATGAACTCCTCATCGACTTGTGGCATGCTCATCCGCTCCAGGGAGCGATTCATCCGTTTGAAGTTTTGATCCGGGCGGAACAGAAGCACTTTGCCTTCTTTGTTGCGGTATGCCTTCAGTCCTTCAAAAATCGCTTGTCCATAGTGGAAGACCATTGCCGCCGGATCGAGTGACAAGGGAGCATACGGAACGATTTGTGGATCGTGCCATCCTTTGCCTTCCGTGTAATCCATGGTGAACATGTGATCGGTAAAATGTACGCCGAACCCCAGCTTATCGAGCGCTGGCTTCTCTTTTTTGTGTGCTGTCCGGGTAATGGTTAACTGACACTCCATCCTCTACATCTCCCTTAGTTTATGAAATTCTACCTTTTTGAAACTGAGCTTATATATTTAAAATAGCAACTATTTCGAACGATTGCCAGCGTAACTTTCTGTTTGCCAGGAAGCGGCTACCCGATTGCTTGCCCTGTCAACTGGCAAAGCGCGCGATGGCGTCGACATTGTACACGTCCTTGCCTTTTTCCAAAGCCGCAATCAGCCGTTCATGGCCAAAGCCATACCTTGCCCGAACGCCGCACAGCCCGTACGATTTGGAAAACGTGCGCAAAACGAGCAAATTCGGATAGCGGTCTATAAGCGAGATGACACTCTCATCCGAGTCGGCAAAATCCATGTAGGCTTCGTCGACGACAACCAACCCGTCCATGCCTTCCACCAAGTGGATCACCTCGGCTTGCGAAAGCAGCAGTCCCGTCGGCGCGTTCGGGTTGACTAGCACTACGGCTTGCGCCCGCTTTTACGCAGCGCCTCCCCATCAATGGAAAAATCGTCCCTGGTCGCAACTTTGATGCATGTGGCCTGGTAGCCAGCCGCCACCGAATGATAGAGCGGAAAGGAAGGGGCGGGGATCGCGACTTTTCCTTCGGGACCGACGAACACCTTCATCAGCAGCGAAATCAGCTCGCTGGAACCGTTGGAGCAAAACGTTTGCTCTACCTTGACGCCATACTGGGCGGCCAGCTCGGCACGCAATTCCTCGCACCTGGAATCCGGGTAGCGGCGCAGTTGCTCTTCTGTGATCTCGCGCAAAGCTTTTAGCACCTGTGGCGAAGGGGGATGCGGGCTTTCGTTCAGATTCAGGCGAATCGCTCCCGCTTCGGGAAGCGGCTGCACCCCCTTCTGCGTAGCCCGGCATCTGCTCGATATGCGGCAAAACGATGGTCATTTTCCTGTCTCCTCCTCGTACATACTTTCTCATCCCTGCTTCCGGTTCTCTCTGCAAAGATGGTATGATGTACCTACCATATCCTTAATTTTACAAAGAAGAAAGATCCAGTTTCCCGCTTTTTCAAGTGCCAGGTACGAAAGGAATGGAGATGGACCCGGCTTGCGCTCCCGGATCGCCAGCTATTTGCATCAAATCCGCTGCTCACCCGATCAGATCGTCGTCGGCGCGGGTACGTATCACTCGCTCGACCTGCTGTTTCAATTGCTAAAAGAAGACGTGAAGACCCTCGCCTTGGAGGAAGCCGTCAACGATGGGGTGAAAGCGCTACTGGGCCAATACCCGTTTTCCTGTCGGCCGCTGCGCCTGGAAGAAGACGGTATTTGTCTCGAAGATGTTGCGGCCAGTCGTGCCCAGGCGATCTATTTGACGCCTTCCCACCAGTTTCCGTACGGGACGACGGTCTCTGACCGCAAACGAGCATGGCTGTTGGATTGGGCCAAAAAGACGGGCGGCTACCTGATCGAAAACGACTACGACGGAGAATTTCGCTACGGGGCAAGGCCCATTCCCTCGCTGCAAAGCCAGGACGACAGCGAACGCGTCATCTATGTGGGCACGCTTTCCCGAGTGCTGTGTCCCTCTTTTCGGCTCAGCTATTTACTCTTGCCCCGCTCGCTGCTCGCCCGCTTCCGGACAAAGCGCAACAGCTACGACCAGTACGCCTCGCCGATTTTCCAGCACACATTGGAGTTGTTCATGCAATCCGGAGACTTTCATCGGCACGTGCGAAACATGCGCGCGCTCTACAAGCGCAAGCACGATGTGCTGCTTCATTCGCTCGAGGAGCATTTTCCTGCGGGCAACATCATCGGGACAGGGGCCGGCCTGCACATGCTGCTGCAGCTTTCCGCGGAGAGAAGCGAAGCGGAAATCGTGGAGCAGGCGCTCGGCAACGGCGTGAAAGTATATCCTACCTTCGCCTACTCGCTTGTGCCCGCGCGCTCGTGGCCGCCCACGATCCTGTTCGGCTTCGGCGGATTGTCCGAGGCGGAAATCCAGGAGGGGGTCAGACGCTTTGCCCAAGCGGTTTACGGGTGAGCAGGCGGCAAAAGGCAAAAGGAGCGCCCCCTCTTTTGCAAAAACAGCTACTATGCCCGGATCACTTCGATTAGTCCTGATCTGCGCGGGAAGCGTATATGATGAAACAGAGCGGAGTGAATTGTCATGAGTGAGTTTTTGGTCATCGCGATTCCACTGTTGTTAGGAATTGTCGGTTTTGTTTGTCTGCTCCTTGGCTTGTTTGGATACCACCCGAAACGGATTCGCATCAATCTCACCATTTCCGGCATCTGCTTTTTCCTGTTGTTCGCGTATCTTATCATCGGTTATTTTTACACGAATCAGGCTGCTTCCGCGTTTTTGCTTTGAAGTTGCCTGCCGATGCACGTTCCAGCATTGTCACAAGGAGGTTTTACGCCCATGAACATTCGCGCTGAAAAAGCGTTGCCAAAAAAAATCGCCATCGTAACGGGGGCAAGTCGATTGCGCGGCATCGGCGCTGCCATTTGCCGAAAATTGGCTTCCCAGGGGGTCGATCTGTTTTTCACCTACTGGACGGCGTACGACAAAACGATGAACTGGGGAGTGGAAGACCATGAGCCGCACCAGTTGCGCGAGGAGCTTTCACGCTCCGGGGTGAGATGTGCGAGCATGGAGATTGACCTGTCCCAGCCGGATTCCTGGCTGCGTGTCCTCGACGAAGCGAACGCACAGCTCGGTGCGCCCTGTATTCTCGTCAACAACGCCTGTCATTCGACTACAGATGGTTACCAGGCGCTCGATGCGGCCAGCCTGGACGCCCATTACGCCCTCAATGTCCGGGCGCCGATCATGCTCAGTGTGGAATTTGCCCGCCGATTCTCGCAAGGCGCCCACGGCCGGATTATTCATATGACTTCTGGACAGTCCAAAGGCCCGATGCCGGGCGAAATTGCCTACACCGCCACAAAAGGAGCCTTGGATGCATTCACGGTGACGTTCGCTGCGGAAGTGGCCCCGCTTGGGATTACCGTCAATGCCGTCAATCCGGGGCCGACTGACACCGGCTGGATGTCGGCGGAGCTTGCGCAACACATTCTTGCGCGCAGTCCGCTGGGCAGAATCGGCCAACCGGAGGATGCCGCCCGTTTGGTTGCGTTTTTGGCGAGCGAGGAAGCGGGCTGGATCACGGGGCAAGTCATCCATTCGGAGGGAGGCTTTCTGCGTTGAACCGCCAAAGGTTGCCAGCCTGGCCGAGTACAGAAACCTATAGAAAAAGCACAATCCGCTCAAGTCTGGCAGATTGTGCTTTTTCATTTGGCAGCGAGGCTATTGCGACTTGATCGGCGACTTGCCGTGACGGCGGTGGATTTCCATGTACTCGTAGCTGCCCTGTGCCGCGTGCAGGCGAACGGGACAACCCAGCTCGTCGCTGTAGCGCTTCGTGACGACCAAATTCTCGACCGTCTGCGTCTCGATCCGCTCAGGCGCGAGCATCCCGCGAATCAGCCCGTTGTGCGCGCCGTCAAAATCTTTGACAAACTGGACGGCCCGCTCAAGCCCTGCCCGCCCTTCCGCTTCGTTCCACACGACTTCGATCTCGCCGTTTGCCTTGACCACGCGCATGCCGGACTGGTAGCTCGGCCCCATGTACATGCGCAGTCCAAGACGTCTTGCATGCTCGGCCGCTGCTGCCAGCTCCTCGTACGTCTCCGACCAGCGCTTGTAAAACACAGAGGTGATCGGCATCGCGGTCGTCACCCCGTTCAGGATCAGTTGGCTGTAGGCGTAGAGCGACTTGAACGACTCTTCTTCCGGCGTCATGACTTCGCGGTAGCCTTTGCGGTAGTACGCTTCCGACCAGAGCAAGTTTTTGTTTTTTTCCGCCGATACTTCCAGATGCACGATGTCGTGGTCGATATCGCCCAGCGCGTTCAAGTCGATAAAGCCAGGGCTTATGACAGCGTTTCCGGCGTCGATCACTTCGTCGACTTCCCCGGCATAATCATGGCCCACAAACAAAATCGTGTCGTTTTCGTAGACAACCTCCCCGTCCCTGATGATGACGTGGTCTTCCCCGTCAAAGCCGATCACGTATTTGGCTGTTATTTTCGTTTTCATACTGCTTCTCCCTCGCCTTCGCATCCATACTCTTTCTCTCCACTGTCTATCTGCGTGTCCTTTGTCAGTATAAGAAATATTCTGTCAAGTTTGTTGCAATTGCTTTGCATCTATTTGCACAATCTTTACTCCTTTGCCGGCTGCCCCCGCTCGTCACGACGCTTTTCTCCAACCTGATCGGCTTCGGGGCGCTCCTGCCGTTCCTCGTTGCCAGCCTGCCGCAAGTCGCGTACAGCCCTCGTCTTGCTTCGTGGCTGCTGCTGTTCGTCACGGCTGTGGTCATGCACGGCATCGTCACGCTGATCTGGAACAGCCAACTGCAAAAGGTCGGGGCGGCCAAGGCGGCGATGTTTTCCAACCTGGAGCCGTTTATCGCCATGCTGTTCGGCTTCTTTTTGCTGGCGAAGCCCATCACCGCCGTCCAGTTGTTCGGAGCGGTCCTGATTATCGCGGGAGTCACCTTGACCACGACCTCCAAGGAGCCGCGCGATCAGCACGAGCTGTCTTCGTTTCCTACGGGGGTCAAATAGTCGGGGTTTATTTCATACAAAAACAGTCGGAATTGTGGTTGAGATTTACAGCCGCAATGATTATACTAGACGGTAACGTGCCATCACGACTTTTTGCGTGAAACCACCCGAAAAAGACCAAGGAGGGCTGTTCATGTCTACGGTTAAGCTGTCCCAATGGGAAACGATGCTGCTTGAGGCGGCACGCGCCCACGGGCTCGTCGATGAAGAAATCATCCATAAGCTGAGAACGGGCGACCGAGGGCCTTTTGCCGATGTGGAAGGCGGGAAGTACGATTACACTCCCCTCTTTGAGCTGTACCAGAGCGATTCCGCCGCGCTTGAGCAGGCGATTCGCGACGGCTACCAAATCAAGTTCACGACGATGAACGGGATCAAATTTTTATTGAACAAACGCTACCGCCTTCTCGCCGAGCAGGACTACCAGGTAGAGGAGACGGCGCTGGACCAGGTTCGGCTGTCAGACGAGGCGCTGCAATGGATGCGCCAGACGGTCTCGAAAAACTGGCGGATCGTGGAGCAGGCAAAGCTCGCCGACAGCAAGGAAACGGTCGTCCGCTTCGAACTGGCTGCCTCTTGAATGCAAAAAGAGCACTTTTCCGCACGGGAGAGTGCTCTTTCTTTATACGTGATTTCGCGATTTCGTGAAAAAAGCATGCCTGGCATGCGGGACCTGGGCAAAACGTGAGCAAAAGCGTGCGGCTCTGCCGCTACCGAGCCTATTCGCTCCGGCAAAGCATCCTCATCCCGAGCAAAACCGCCCAGGCGCGGCTGTCCGCCTTGAAGAAAAAGCGCAGCGGCATGTCGCTGTCCACAAAGATCAGCGTGTCGCTTGCGGCAGCGCGGAGCGAAAATTCGCTGCCGGCGACTTCCGCTACAGGCGCTCCGTCGCGGATGAACAGGCGCACGTTGCCTCCTTCTGCGGAAGTATATGTCCCGACGAGCTTTTCCAGCTCCTCGCGGTCGAGCTGATACGTCGGGGCTGCGCTCTCCTTGTACGCAAGCGGCAGTCCCAGCGCGGCGTTGACCGCTGCCAGCCAGACGTTGCGGATCGGCACGTTTTCGAGATTGGACAGGACGACGCAGACGAGTTCTT
It includes:
- a CDS encoding branched-chain amino acid aminotransferase, encoding MECQLTITRTAHKKEKPALDKLGFGVHFTDHMFTMDYTEGKGWHDPQIVPYAPLSLDPAAMVFHYGQAIFEGLKAYRNKEGKVLLFRPDQNFKRMNRSLERMSMPQVDEEFMVAALKQLVALEKEWIPAESGMSLYIRPFVIATEPCFGVRASHTYKLIIVLSPVGAYYANGMEPVKIYVENKYVRAVRGGTGNAKVAGNYAGALKAQAEAKEKGYEQVLWLDGVENKYIEEVGSMNVFFKVGDEVWTPALNGSILEGITRDSTIQLLQDWGIPVVEKRISVEDLYEAHKNGQLEEAFGTGTAAVISPVGDLNWNGHQMIINGEKTGPLTTRLYETMTGIQYGEREDKFGWSVEVTE
- a CDS encoding N-ethylammeline chlorohydrolase, with the translated sequence MKTKITAKYVIGFDGEDHVIIRDGEVVYENDTILFVGHDYAGEVDEVIDAGNAVISPGFIDLNALGDIDHDIVHLEVSAEKNKNLLWSEAYYRKGYREVMTPEEESFKSLYAYSQLILNGVTTAMPITSVFYKRWSETYEELAAAAEHARRLGLRMYMGPSYQSGMRVVKANGEIEVVWNEAEGRAGLERAVQFVKDFDGAHNGLIRGMLAPERIETQTVENLVVTKRYSDELGCPVRLHAAQGSYEYMEIHRRHGKSPIKSQ
- a CDS encoding PLP-dependent aminotransferase family protein; protein product: MRSRIASYLHQIRCSPDQIVVGAGTYHSLDLLFQLLKEDVKTLALEEAVNDGVKALLGQYPFSCRPLRLEEDGICLEDVAASRAQAIYLTPSHQFPYGTTVSDRKRAWLLDWAKKTGGYLIENDYDGEFRYGARPIPSLQSQDDSERVIYVGTLSRVLCPSFRLSYLLLPRSLLARFRTKRNSYDQYASPIFQHTLELFMQSGDFHRHVRNMRALYKRKHDVLLHSLEEHFPAGNIIGTGAGLHMLLQLSAERSEAEIVEQALGNGVKVYPTFAYSLVPARSWPPTILFGFGGLSEAEIQEGVRRFAQAVYG
- a CDS encoding aminotransferase class I/II-fold pyridoxal phosphate-dependent enzyme, which codes for MLVNPNAPTGLLLSQAEVIHLVEGMDGLVVVDEAYMDFADSDESVISLIDRYPNLLVLRTFSKSYGLCGVRARYGFGHERLIAALEKGKDVYNVDAIARFAS
- a CDS encoding DMT family transporter, giving the protein MHLFAQSLLLCRLPPLVTTLFSNLIGFGALLPFLVASLPQVAYSPRLASWLLLFVTAVVMHGIVTLIWNSQLQKVGAAKAAMFSNLEPFIAMLFGFFLLAKPITAVQLFGAVLIIAGVTLTTTSKEPRDQHELSSFPTGVK
- a CDS encoding aminotransferase class I/II-fold pyridoxal phosphate-dependent enzyme; its protein translation is MQPLPEAGAIRLNLNESPHPPSPQVLKALREITEEQLRRYPDSRCEELRAELAAQYGVKVEQTFCSNGSSELISLLMKVFVGPEGKVAIPAPSFPLYHSVAAGYQATCIKVATRDDFSIDGEALRKSGRKP
- a CDS encoding SDR family oxidoreductase — translated: MNIRAEKALPKKIAIVTGASRLRGIGAAICRKLASQGVDLFFTYWTAYDKTMNWGVEDHEPHQLREELSRSGVRCASMEIDLSQPDSWLRVLDEANAQLGAPCILVNNACHSTTDGYQALDAASLDAHYALNVRAPIMLSVEFARRFSQGAHGRIIHMTSGQSKGPMPGEIAYTATKGALDAFTVTFAAEVAPLGITVNAVNPGPTDTGWMSAELAQHILARSPLGRIGQPEDAARLVAFLASEEAGWITGQVIHSEGGFLR